Proteins found in one Pseudoxanthomonas sp. SL93 genomic segment:
- a CDS encoding LysR family transcriptional regulator, which translates to MSDASIPTPRFPYKSDRLKPLRAFCQTVRLGSVSRAAEALFVSQPAITLQLQALERELGVTLFERIGRRLAPSPEGQVLYELAQPLVEGIDGLDAVFRQKVSGLDVGELNIAANSSTILYLLPKIVENFRRQHPEVRLTLHNAVTADGTDLLRSDAVDLAIGSVLDVPADLSYAPVYRFEPLLITPPNHPLAKKADLRLEDLSPYGLILPPKRLITYRLVDLVFQQNRVPYTVALEVGGWEVIKQYVAMGMGISIVSSICLTDADRDRLTARSLAQWFPARSYGVVVRKGKYLSPQARDFIELIQPHLFERRDYDESGHSER; encoded by the coding sequence ATGTCCGACGCGAGTATCCCAACCCCGCGATTTCCCTACAAATCCGACCGGCTCAAGCCCTTGCGGGCGTTCTGCCAGACGGTGCGGCTGGGGTCGGTGTCGCGGGCGGCCGAGGCCCTGTTCGTCAGCCAGCCGGCCATCACCCTGCAGCTGCAGGCACTCGAGCGGGAGCTGGGCGTCACCCTGTTCGAGCGCATCGGCCGCCGGCTGGCGCCCAGCCCGGAAGGCCAGGTCCTCTATGAGCTGGCGCAACCGCTGGTCGAGGGGATCGACGGGCTGGATGCGGTCTTCCGACAGAAGGTCAGCGGCCTGGACGTGGGCGAACTCAACATCGCCGCCAACAGTTCCACCATCCTGTACCTGCTGCCCAAGATCGTGGAGAACTTCCGTCGCCAGCACCCGGAAGTGCGCCTGACCCTGCACAACGCGGTCACTGCCGACGGTACCGACCTGCTGCGCTCGGATGCGGTGGACCTGGCGATCGGCTCGGTGCTGGATGTCCCGGCCGACCTGAGCTATGCCCCGGTGTACCGCTTCGAACCGCTGCTGATCACCCCGCCCAACCATCCGCTGGCGAAGAAGGCGGACCTGCGGCTCGAGGACCTGTCGCCCTACGGGCTGATCCTGCCGCCGAAACGGCTGATCACCTACCGTCTGGTCGACCTGGTGTTCCAGCAGAACCGCGTGCCGTACACGGTGGCGCTGGAAGTGGGGGGCTGGGAAGTGATCAAGCAGTACGTGGCCATGGGCATGGGCATCTCCATCGTCAGCTCGATCTGCCTGACCGACGCCGACCGCGACCGGCTGACCGCGCGTTCGCTGGCGCAGTGGTTCCCGGCGCGAAGCTACGGCGTGGTCGTTCGCAAGGGCAAGTACCTGTCACCGCAGGCACGCGATTTCATCGAGCTGATCCAGCCGCATCTGTTCGAGCGGCGCGATTACGATGAGAGCGGACATTCCGAACGCTAG
- the aceB gene encoding malate synthase A, translating into MHAIAFAPPPRDIAADRATPGIALTTQVVGQDALLPPALLALLVSLHRAIEPERQARLAARRQRQAYFDAGGLPDFREDTRAIRESEWTVAPLPAALQDRRVEITGPVDPKMVINALNSGAKVFMADFEDSTSPTWQNLLTGQRALIGAVKGDLSFTAPAVDGTPGKHYTLKPRDEQAVLLVRPRGWHLDEKHVRVDGAPIAGGLFDVAVFAFHNARALMSQERGPFFYLPKLQSMEEAALWETALSHIEAALGLPHGQMKVTVLIETLPAVFEMHEILHALRERIVGLNCGRWDYIFSYLKTFRRHPDKVLPERGQVTMTQPFLKSYSELLIQTCHQRGAHAMGGMAAQIPISHDEAANEQALARVRADKLREVTAGHDGTWVAHPALIPIARAIFDEHMPQPHQHAVLREDVLVTRDDLIRPSFGTITRAGFEGNVEVCVRYLAAWLDGNGCVPIHWLMEDAATAEISRTQIWQWLHTHDVHLCDGTLIDNVLLQRTLAALPARLGDHAKLPGGARIPEAIALLDELSRADELVEFLTLPAYERID; encoded by the coding sequence ATGCATGCCATCGCTTTCGCCCCGCCACCGCGGGATATCGCCGCCGACCGCGCCACCCCGGGCATTGCCCTGACCACCCAGGTCGTGGGCCAGGATGCGCTGCTTCCGCCCGCCCTGCTGGCGCTGCTGGTCTCGCTGCACCGTGCGATCGAACCCGAGCGGCAGGCGCGGCTGGCGGCCCGTCGCCAGCGTCAGGCCTACTTCGACGCAGGCGGCCTGCCCGATTTCCGTGAAGACACCCGCGCCATCCGCGAGAGCGAATGGACGGTCGCCCCGCTGCCGGCCGCGCTGCAGGACCGGCGCGTGGAGATCACCGGCCCGGTCGACCCCAAGATGGTCATCAACGCGCTGAATTCAGGCGCGAAGGTGTTCATGGCCGACTTCGAGGATTCCACCTCGCCGACCTGGCAGAACCTGTTGACCGGCCAGCGCGCGCTGATCGGGGCGGTCAAGGGCGACCTGTCCTTCACTGCGCCCGCCGTCGACGGAACCCCCGGCAAGCACTACACGCTCAAGCCACGCGACGAGCAGGCCGTGTTGCTGGTGCGTCCGCGCGGCTGGCACCTGGACGAGAAGCATGTGCGCGTGGACGGCGCGCCGATCGCCGGCGGCCTGTTCGACGTCGCGGTGTTCGCCTTCCACAACGCCCGTGCGCTGATGTCGCAGGAACGCGGCCCGTTCTTCTACCTGCCCAAGCTGCAGAGCATGGAAGAAGCGGCGCTGTGGGAAACCGCGCTGTCGCACATCGAGGCCGCGCTGGGCCTGCCGCACGGGCAGATGAAGGTCACCGTGCTGATCGAGACGCTGCCGGCGGTGTTCGAGATGCACGAGATCCTGCATGCGCTGCGCGAGCGCATCGTCGGCCTGAACTGCGGGCGCTGGGACTACATCTTTTCGTACCTGAAGACCTTCCGCCGCCATCCCGACAAGGTGTTGCCGGAGCGCGGTCAGGTGACGATGACGCAGCCGTTCCTGAAGTCCTATTCCGAACTGCTGATCCAGACCTGCCACCAGCGCGGCGCGCATGCGATGGGCGGCATGGCCGCGCAGATCCCCATCAGCCACGACGAAGCCGCCAACGAGCAGGCCCTGGCCCGCGTGCGCGCCGACAAGCTGCGCGAAGTCACCGCCGGCCATGACGGCACGTGGGTGGCGCATCCGGCGCTGATCCCCATCGCCCGCGCGATCTTCGACGAGCACATGCCGCAGCCGCACCAGCACGCGGTGCTGCGCGAGGACGTGCTGGTCACCCGCGACGACCTGATCAGGCCTTCGTTCGGCACCATCACGCGCGCCGGCTTCGAGGGCAACGTGGAAGTCTGCGTGCGCTACTTGGCCGCCTGGCTGGACGGCAACGGCTGCGTGCCGATCCACTGGCTGATGGAGGACGCCGCCACCGCCGAGATTTCGCGCACGCAGATCTGGCAGTGGCTGCACACGCACGACGTGCACCTGTGCGACGGCACGCTGATCGACAACGTCCTGCTGCAGCGCACGCTGGCCGCGTTGCCGGCCCGCCTGGGCGACCACGCGAAGCTGCCCGGCGGCGCGCGCATCCCCGAAGCCATCGCCCTGCTCGACGAGCTGAGCCGCGCCGACGAACTGGTGGAGTTCCTGACCCTGCCTGCGTACGAACGCATCGACTGA
- the aceA gene encoding isocitrate lyase, with translation MSKLPTAEQIQHDWDTNPRWAGITRNYTAADVVRLRGTVPVEHSIAKIGAEKLWNYLQTEDFVNALGALTGNQAMQQVKAGLKAIYLSGWQVAADANLAGQMYPDQSLYPADSVPAVVKRINNTLLRADQLHHAEGDDSIDFLQPIVADAEAGFGGVLNAFELMKGMIEAGASGVHFEDQLASVKKCGHMGGKVLVPTREAVEKLNAARLAADVMGVPTLLVARTDAEAADLLTSDVDDNDRPFIVGERTVEGFYKTRNGLDQAISRGLAYAPYADLVWCETGKPDLEFARKFAEAIHAKYPGKLLAYNCSPSFNWKKNLDDVTIAKFQTEIAKYGYKFQFITLAGFHALNYSMFNLAHGYARRQMSAFVELQEAEFAAADRGFTAVKHQREVGTGYFDAVTQAIQQGQSSTTALKGSTEEEQFQAEKAA, from the coding sequence ATGAGCAAGCTGCCGACCGCCGAACAGATCCAGCACGACTGGGACACCAACCCGCGCTGGGCGGGCATCACCCGCAACTACACCGCCGCCGACGTGGTGCGCCTGCGCGGGACCGTGCCGGTGGAGCATTCCATCGCGAAGATCGGTGCGGAAAAACTGTGGAACTACCTGCAGACCGAGGATTTCGTGAACGCCCTGGGCGCGCTGACCGGCAACCAGGCCATGCAGCAGGTGAAGGCCGGCCTGAAGGCCATCTACCTGTCCGGCTGGCAGGTCGCCGCCGACGCCAACCTGGCCGGCCAGATGTATCCGGACCAGTCGCTGTATCCGGCCGACTCGGTGCCTGCGGTGGTCAAGCGCATCAACAACACGCTGCTGCGCGCCGACCAGCTGCATCATGCGGAAGGCGACGACAGCATCGATTTCCTGCAGCCCATCGTGGCCGATGCCGAGGCCGGCTTCGGCGGCGTGCTGAATGCCTTCGAGCTGATGAAGGGGATGATCGAGGCCGGTGCGTCGGGCGTGCATTTCGAAGACCAGCTGGCCAGCGTGAAGAAGTGCGGCCACATGGGCGGCAAGGTGCTGGTGCCCACGCGCGAAGCGGTCGAGAAACTGAATGCCGCGCGGCTGGCCGCCGACGTGATGGGCGTGCCCACGCTGCTGGTGGCGCGTACCGATGCGGAGGCCGCCGACCTGCTGACCAGCGATGTGGACGACAACGACAGGCCCTTCATCGTCGGCGAGCGCACGGTGGAAGGCTTCTACAAGACCCGGAACGGCCTGGACCAGGCGATCAGCCGTGGACTGGCCTACGCGCCGTACGCCGACCTGGTGTGGTGCGAGACCGGCAAGCCGGACCTGGAGTTCGCGCGCAAGTTCGCCGAGGCCATCCATGCCAAGTACCCGGGCAAGCTGCTGGCGTACAACTGCTCGCCGAGCTTCAACTGGAAGAAGAACCTGGACGACGTGACCATCGCGAAATTCCAGACCGAGATCGCCAAGTACGGCTACAAGTTCCAGTTCATCACCCTGGCCGGCTTCCATGCGCTGAACTATTCGATGTTCAACCTGGCGCACGGTTATGCACGCCGCCAGATGAGTGCCTTCGTCGAATTGCAGGAAGCCGAATTCGCCGCCGCCGACCGCGGTTTCACCGCCGTGAAGCACCAGCGCGAAGTGGGCACGGGTTACTTCGATGCAGTGACCCAGGCGATCCAGCAGGGCCAGTCCTCGACGACGGCGCTGAAGGGTTCGACCGAGGAAGAGCAGTTCCAGGCGGAAAAAGCCGCCTGA
- a CDS encoding GFA family protein, with protein sequence MTDTRSQVAHAQCLCGQVAVDATLPSLWAAHCHCTLCRRAHGAAFVTWVGMREARCRIHDAGEHLQWYASSPQGERGFCRHCGAMMLFRGTRWPGELHIAMAHFTTPLDRLPQMHAYWNEHVPWAAVDPLDGLPRKPPG encoded by the coding sequence ATGACCGATACCCGTTCGCAGGTCGCACACGCGCAGTGCCTGTGTGGCCAGGTCGCCGTGGACGCGACGCTGCCCAGCCTGTGGGCGGCGCACTGCCATTGCACGCTGTGCCGTCGCGCGCACGGCGCGGCCTTCGTCACCTGGGTGGGCATGCGGGAGGCACGCTGCCGCATCCACGATGCGGGCGAGCATCTGCAGTGGTATGCGTCATCGCCGCAGGGGGAACGCGGATTCTGCCGGCATTGCGGCGCCATGATGCTGTTCCGCGGCACCCGTTGGCCGGGCGAGCTTCATATCGCCATGGCGCACTTCACCACGCCGTTGGACCGGCTGCCGCAGATGCACGCCTACTGGAACGAGCATGTGCCCTGGGCGGCGGTCGATCCGCTGGACGGCCTGCCCCGCAAGCCGCCCGGCTAG
- a CDS encoding S9 family peptidase, whose product MRKTALSATGLLLSLSISTCLAASAAPTAADRIKDTELIPREALFGNPERANVQISPDGKYLSWVAAVDGVLNVWVAPADNPAQAKAVTQDKARGIRSYFWSYNPDTLLYLRDSGGDEDFHLYAVDLKTGQAKDLTPFPKTTAQVAGLSPKHPGTLLVGMNDRDAQWHDLYKVDLASGARTLLEKNDAQIAGYIADADYTLKYATRSRPDGGADVLKRGASGAWEKFDDIPFEDVLTTNPGGLTLDGKTLYFTDSRGRNTAALFAVDVASGKRTLVLEDARADVGGTLAHPATGQVQAVSVDYLRDEWKVVDPSIRADLEKLEALGPGDVSVNTRTQDDKTWIVVYSAAEQPLVYYRYDRPTGALTKLFSARPALEGKPLVPQWPVEITSRDSKTLVSYLTLPRSADANGDGKADAAVPLVLLVHGGPWARDSYGFSGYNQWLANRGYAVLAVNFRGSTGFGKAFTNAGNGEWAGKMHDDLIDAVQWAVKQGVTTPEQVAIMGGSYGGYATLAGLTFTPDTFACGVDIVGPSNLNTLLSTVPPYWASFFEQLAKRMGDPRTDAGKAWLAERSPLTRADQIRKPLLIGQGANDPRVKQDESDQIVKAMTAKNIPVTYVLFPDEGHGFARPQNNKAFNAVTEGFLSQCLGGRAQPIGGDFAGSSISVPTGAEHVPGLAPALKGHTQDVRK is encoded by the coding sequence ATGCGAAAAACCGCGCTGTCCGCCACCGGCCTGCTGTTGTCCCTGTCCATCTCGACCTGCCTGGCCGCCTCCGCCGCGCCGACGGCGGCCGATCGCATCAAGGACACCGAACTGATCCCCCGTGAGGCCCTGTTCGGCAATCCCGAGCGCGCCAACGTGCAGATCAGCCCCGATGGCAAGTACCTCAGCTGGGTCGCCGCCGTCGATGGCGTGCTCAACGTCTGGGTCGCCCCGGCAGACAACCCCGCGCAGGCCAAGGCGGTCACCCAGGACAAGGCGCGCGGCATCCGCAGCTATTTCTGGTCGTACAACCCCGACACGCTGCTGTACCTGCGCGACAGCGGTGGCGACGAGGACTTCCATCTGTACGCCGTGGACCTGAAGACCGGGCAGGCGAAGGACCTGACGCCGTTCCCGAAGACCACCGCGCAGGTCGCCGGCCTCAGCCCGAAACACCCCGGCACGCTGCTTGTCGGCATGAACGACCGCGACGCGCAGTGGCACGACCTGTACAAGGTCGACCTTGCCAGTGGCGCGCGCACGCTGCTGGAGAAGAACGACGCCCAGATCGCCGGCTACATCGCCGACGCGGACTACACACTCAAGTACGCCACGCGTTCGCGCCCGGACGGTGGTGCGGATGTGCTGAAGCGTGGTGCCAGCGGCGCGTGGGAGAAGTTCGACGACATCCCGTTCGAGGACGTGCTGACCACCAACCCCGGCGGCCTGACACTGGACGGCAAGACGTTGTACTTCACCGACTCGCGCGGCCGCAACACCGCCGCGCTGTTCGCGGTGGACGTGGCCAGCGGCAAGCGCACGCTGGTGCTGGAAGACGCACGTGCCGACGTCGGCGGCACGCTTGCCCATCCCGCTACCGGGCAGGTGCAGGCGGTGTCGGTGGACTACCTGCGCGACGAGTGGAAGGTGGTCGATCCGTCCATCCGCGCCGACCTGGAGAAGCTGGAAGCGCTCGGCCCCGGTGACGTGTCGGTCAATACGCGCACGCAGGACGACAAGACCTGGATCGTCGTGTACTCGGCGGCGGAGCAGCCGCTGGTCTACTACCGCTACGACCGCCCGACCGGCGCACTGACCAAGCTGTTCTCCGCCCGCCCGGCCCTGGAAGGCAAGCCGCTGGTCCCGCAATGGCCGGTCGAGATCACCTCCCGCGACAGCAAGACGCTGGTCAGCTACCTGACGCTGCCGCGCAGCGCCGACGCCAATGGCGACGGCAAGGCCGATGCCGCCGTGCCGCTGGTGCTGCTGGTGCATGGCGGCCCGTGGGCGCGCGATTCGTACGGATTCAGCGGCTACAACCAGTGGCTGGCCAACCGCGGGTATGCGGTACTCGCGGTCAATTTCCGCGGCTCCACCGGGTTCGGCAAGGCATTCACCAATGCCGGCAATGGCGAATGGGCGGGCAAGATGCATGACGACCTGATCGACGCCGTGCAATGGGCGGTGAAGCAGGGCGTCACCACGCCGGAGCAGGTGGCGATCATGGGCGGCAGCTATGGCGGCTATGCCACGCTGGCGGGCCTGACGTTCACGCCGGACACCTTCGCCTGCGGGGTGGACATCGTCGGCCCCTCCAACCTCAACACCCTGCTCAGCACGGTACCGCCTTACTGGGCCAGCTTCTTCGAGCAACTGGCCAAGCGCATGGGCGATCCGCGCACCGATGCCGGCAAGGCCTGGCTGGCCGAACGCTCGCCGTTGACGCGCGCCGACCAGATCAGGAAGCCGCTGCTGATCGGCCAGGGCGCGAACGACCCGCGCGTGAAACAGGACGAGAGCGACCAGATCGTCAAGGCGATGACCGCGAAGAACATCCCGGTCACCTACGTGCTGTTCCCGGATGAAGGCCACGGCTTCGCGCGACCGCAGAACAACAAGGCGTTCAACGCCGTGACCGAAGGCTTCCTGTCGCAGTGCCTTGGCGGGCGTGCCCAGCCCATCGGCGGCGACTTCGCGGGTTCCAGCATCAGTGTGCCGACCGGCGCGGAGCACGTCCCCGGGCTGGCGCCGGCCCTCAAGGGCCACACCCAGGACGTGCGCAAGTAA